A section of the Streptomyces xinghaiensis S187 genome encodes:
- a CDS encoding rhamnulokinase codes for MTSTPPPRFSVPSRSSPSADVRGLVFAAADLGATSGRVILGRFGPDRLDLTEAHRFPNIPVRLPGGLHWDVLALHQGVLDGLRAAARAGGVASVGIDGWAVDYGLLDADGRLLGNPHHYRDERTERAPEQVFAVVPPEELYRITGLQHLPFTTVFQLASARGSAQLDAAQTLLLVPDLLVHWLTGTVGAEATNASTTGLFDATTRTWSAALADRLGIRPGLLPPLRLPGEPAGTLLPHVAAYTGLPPSTPVTTVASHDTASAVAAVPARGADFAYVSCGTWSLAGLELDAPVLTEAARTAGFTNELGTDGTVRFLRNIMGLWLLTETLGTWAARGLPHALGPLLDEAARARPFAAVIDPDAPGFLPPGDMPARIAAFCERTGQTPPESPGSLVRTILEALALAHARTVRRAAELTGRDVAVVHLVGGGSRNALLCQLTADAAGLPVVAGPAEATAIGSLLLQARAHGAVGDDRSALRRLVAATQPLRRYEPGGDRRAWAAAAARTGQRSP; via the coding sequence ATGACGTCCACCCCTCCGCCCCGCTTCTCCGTCCCCTCCCGTTCCTCCCCGTCCGCCGACGTCCGGGGGCTCGTGTTCGCCGCGGCGGACCTCGGGGCGACCAGCGGCCGGGTGATCCTCGGCCGGTTCGGCCCGGACCGGCTCGACCTGACCGAGGCGCACCGCTTCCCCAACATCCCCGTCCGGCTGCCCGGCGGGCTGCACTGGGACGTCCTCGCCCTCCACCAAGGCGTCCTGGACGGGCTGCGCGCGGCGGCGCGGGCGGGCGGCGTCGCATCCGTCGGCATCGACGGCTGGGCCGTGGACTACGGACTGCTGGACGCCGACGGCCGGCTGCTCGGCAACCCGCACCACTACCGGGACGAGCGCACGGAGCGCGCGCCCGAGCAGGTGTTCGCCGTGGTGCCGCCCGAGGAGCTGTACCGGATCACCGGCCTGCAGCACTTGCCGTTCACCACCGTCTTCCAGCTCGCCTCGGCCCGGGGCAGCGCCCAACTGGACGCCGCGCAAACCCTGTTGCTCGTCCCCGACCTGCTGGTGCACTGGCTGACCGGCACCGTCGGCGCGGAGGCCACCAACGCCTCCACCACCGGACTGTTCGACGCCACCACCCGCACCTGGTCCGCCGCGCTGGCGGACCGGCTCGGCATCCGGCCCGGACTGCTGCCCCCGCTGCGCCTCCCCGGCGAACCGGCCGGGACCCTGCTGCCGCACGTCGCCGCGTACACCGGGCTGCCGCCCTCGACCCCCGTCACCACCGTGGCCTCGCACGACACCGCCTCGGCGGTCGCCGCCGTGCCCGCCCGCGGAGCGGACTTCGCCTATGTCTCCTGCGGCACCTGGTCCCTGGCCGGTCTGGAGCTGGACGCGCCCGTGCTCACCGAGGCCGCCCGGACCGCCGGCTTCACCAATGAACTGGGCACGGACGGCACCGTCCGCTTCCTCCGCAACATCATGGGCCTGTGGCTGCTGACGGAGACCCTCGGCACCTGGGCGGCGCGGGGCCTGCCGCACGCTCTCGGGCCGCTGCTGGACGAGGCGGCACGGGCCCGGCCGTTCGCCGCCGTCATCGACCCGGACGCGCCCGGGTTCCTGCCGCCCGGTGACATGCCCGCCCGGATCGCGGCCTTCTGCGAGCGCACCGGGCAGACGCCCCCGGAGAGCCCGGGCTCGCTGGTGCGCACCATCCTGGAGGCGCTGGCCCTGGCCCATGCCCGGACGGTGCGGCGGGCGGCGGAGCTGACGGGACGGGACGTGGCCGTGGTGCATCTGGTCGGCGGCGGCTCGCGCAACGCACTGTTGTGCCAACTCACCGCCGACGCGGCCGGGTTGCCCGTCGTGGCCGGACCCGCCGAGGCCACGGCCATCGGCAGTCTCCTCCTCCAGGCCCGCGCCCACGGCGCCGTCGGGGACGACCGCTCCGCACTGCGCCGGCTGGTCGCCGCGACGCAGCCGCTACGGCGCTACGAGCCGGGCGGCGACCGGCGTGCCTGGGCCGCGGCCGCCGCCCGGACCGGGCAGCGCAGTCCCTGA
- a CDS encoding DNA polymerase III subunit gamma and tau, which yields MSSLALYRRYRPETFAEVIGQSHVTDPLQQALRNNRVNHAYLFSGPRGCGKTTSARILARCLNCEQGPTPQPCGDCQSCRDLARNGPGSIDVIEIDAASHGGVDDARDLREKAFFGPASSRYKIYIIDEAHMVTPAGFNALLKVVEEPPEHLKFIFATTEPEKVIGTIRSRTHHYPFRLVPPGTLRDYLAEVCEREAIPVEEGVLPLVVRAGAGSVRDSMSVMDQLLAGAAEDGVTYAMATALLGYTDSSLLDAIVDAFAAGDGSAAFEVTDRVIEGGNDPRRFVADLLERLRDLVILAAVPDAADKGLIDAPADVLDRMRAQAERFGAAELSRAADLVNTGLIEMRGATSPRLQLELICARVLLPAAFDDERSFQARLDRLERGALAGGAAMGAGGAGMSGQVPGPGPDAYAAPAGGPSGPAGPAAARAALPNRAAQQPPAPGQEPTAPAAQGPPPVSPGAGGPGEEQGRTTAPGGAPGQQGGAAPAGPGAGPGGWPSGAAPAAAPPAASAPGTGAGAGTGEERRPAGAWPGQGGGAPSGQGGGAADGGQRPGGRPGAGAGGPGAAPGGAQGAAPGTAGAEGAGHRPGGWPTAAALGQGPRGGAAGPGGAGAPGPQESAPAPDAAASAPAPGSAQGAAQVRQMWPDILEAVKNRRRFTWILLSQNAHVMGFDGTTLQIGFSNAGARDSFVSGGSEDVLRQALAESLHVQWKIESVVDTTGGGGGGSAPPASGPGSGFGGGSGYGGGSGGGGFGGGGGGGFGGGAPSGPRQSAPAQPSAAPAPAADPGSPGAAPAQPRSRPEATAPVPSQPSRQPRRTPVAPEDDMPAADDPDLDDSALSGHELIVRELGATVVEEIAHE from the coding sequence GTGTCGTCCCTCGCGCTCTACCGCCGCTACCGTCCCGAGACCTTCGCGGAGGTCATCGGGCAGTCGCATGTCACCGACCCGCTGCAGCAGGCGCTGCGGAACAACCGGGTCAATCACGCGTATCTGTTCAGCGGGCCGCGTGGCTGCGGCAAGACGACCAGCGCCCGGATCCTCGCCCGCTGCCTGAACTGCGAGCAGGGGCCGACGCCCCAGCCCTGCGGTGACTGCCAGTCCTGCCGCGACCTCGCCCGCAACGGCCCCGGTTCGATCGACGTCATCGAGATCGACGCCGCCTCGCACGGAGGTGTGGACGACGCCCGTGACCTGCGCGAGAAGGCGTTCTTCGGCCCCGCCTCCAGTCGTTACAAGATCTACATCATCGACGAGGCGCACATGGTCACCCCGGCGGGCTTCAACGCCCTGCTGAAGGTGGTCGAGGAGCCGCCGGAGCACCTCAAGTTCATCTTCGCGACCACCGAGCCCGAGAAGGTCATCGGCACGATCCGGTCGCGGACGCACCACTACCCGTTCCGGCTGGTGCCCCCCGGCACCCTGCGGGACTACCTCGCCGAGGTCTGCGAGCGCGAGGCCATCCCTGTCGAGGAGGGCGTGCTGCCGCTGGTCGTACGGGCCGGGGCCGGCTCCGTGCGGGACTCGATGTCCGTGATGGACCAGCTCCTCGCGGGCGCCGCCGAGGACGGCGTGACCTACGCCATGGCCACCGCCCTGCTCGGCTACACCGACAGCTCCCTCCTCGACGCCATCGTGGACGCCTTCGCGGCGGGGGACGGCAGCGCCGCCTTCGAGGTCACCGACCGCGTCATCGAGGGCGGCAACGACCCGCGCCGCTTCGTCGCCGATCTGCTGGAGCGGCTGCGCGACCTGGTCATCCTGGCCGCCGTGCCGGACGCCGCCGACAAGGGGCTGATCGACGCCCCGGCCGATGTCCTCGACCGGATGCGGGCGCAGGCCGAGCGGTTCGGCGCGGCCGAGCTGAGCCGGGCCGCGGACCTGGTGAACACCGGGCTCATCGAGATGCGCGGGGCCACCTCCCCGCGGCTCCAGCTCGAACTGATCTGCGCGCGCGTCCTGCTGCCCGCGGCCTTCGACGACGAGCGCTCCTTCCAGGCCCGGCTGGACAGGCTGGAGCGCGGGGCCCTCGCGGGCGGCGCGGCCATGGGCGCGGGGGGAGCCGGGATGAGCGGCCAGGTCCCGGGGCCCGGTCCGGACGCCTACGCGGCCCCGGCCGGCGGTCCGTCCGGTCCGGCGGGGCCCGCCGCGGCCCGGGCCGCGCTGCCGAACCGGGCCGCGCAGCAGCCGCCGGCTCCCGGTCAGGAGCCCACGGCCCCGGCGGCTCAGGGGCCGCCTCCGGTCTCCCCCGGGGCGGGCGGCCCGGGGGAGGAGCAGGGAAGGACGACGGCTCCGGGCGGTGCCCCGGGGCAGCAGGGCGGAGCGGCCCCGGCCGGTCCCGGTGCGGGCCCCGGAGGGTGGCCGAGTGGCGCGGCTCCGGCCGCGGCGCCCCCTGCCGCGTCCGCTCCGGGAACGGGTGCGGGCGCGGGCACCGGTGAGGAGCGGCGGCCTGCCGGAGCCTGGCCCGGTCAGGGCGGCGGGGCCCCGTCAGGTCAGGGCGGCGGGGCCGCCGACGGCGGGCAGCGACCCGGTGGACGGCCCGGCGCGGGCGCGGGCGGCCCGGGTGCCGCACCGGGCGGTGCGCAGGGCGCGGCTCCCGGTACAGCCGGTGCGGAGGGCGCGGGCCACCGGCCCGGCGGCTGGCCCACGGCCGCCGCGCTCGGCCAGGGGCCGCGAGGCGGTGCCGCCGGGCCGGGCGGGGCCGGAGCGCCCGGGCCGCAGGAGTCCGCACCGGCGCCGGACGCTGCCGCGTCCGCTCCCGCGCCGGGGTCGGCACAGGGCGCCGCCCAGGTGCGGCAGATGTGGCCGGACATCCTGGAGGCGGTCAAGAACCGCCGCCGGTTCACCTGGATCCTGCTGAGCCAGAACGCCCATGTCATGGGCTTCGACGGCACGACCCTGCAGATCGGCTTCTCGAACGCGGGTGCCCGTGACAGCTTCGTCAGCGGTGGCAGCGAGGACGTGCTGCGGCAGGCGCTGGCCGAGTCGCTCCATGTGCAGTGGAAGATCGAATCGGTGGTCGACACCACGGGAGGCGGCGGGGGCGGTTCGGCCCCGCCCGCCTCCGGGCCGGGATCGGGCTTCGGCGGCGGAAGCGGTTACGGCGGCGGAAGCGGTGGAGGAGGCTTCGGCGGAGGTGGCGGAGGCGGTTTCGGGGGCGGAGCCCCGTCCGGGCCCCGGCAGTCCGCTCCGGCCCAGCCCTCCGCCGCACCGGCGCCCGCCGCGGACCCGGGGTCGCCGGGTGCGGCCCCGGCGCAGCCGCGGTCCCGTCCGGAGGCGACCGCTCCGGTCCCCTCCCAGCCCTCGCGCCAGCCGCGGCGCACCCCGGTGGCCCCGGAGGACGACATGCCGGCCGCCGACGACCCCGACCTCGACGATTCGGCCCTCTCCGGGCACGAGTTGATCGTTCGCGAACTGGGGGCGACGGTCGTGGAGGAGATCGCCCACGAGTAG
- a CDS encoding DUF5063 domain-containing protein, giving the protein MSDATLHNPQMNPDDFSVQIADQIESFLVAVTEVAKGDEPGSAIPFLLLEVSQLLLAGGRLGAHEDFVPVERYEPDTGPEPDMDELRERFAVLLEPADVYSEVFDPYVPRSEPVPHRISDDLADIISDLRHGMAHYKAGRVAEALWWWQFSYFNTWGPTASAALRALQSLLSHIRTGSPLEELDGLDLDAEAKTDDGSLEEEAGRVMAAEIGIPLGVTIESGRS; this is encoded by the coding sequence ATGTCTGACGCCACGCTGCACAACCCCCAGATGAACCCGGACGACTTCTCCGTTCAGATCGCGGACCAGATCGAGAGTTTCCTGGTCGCGGTCACGGAGGTGGCGAAGGGCGACGAACCCGGCAGCGCGATCCCGTTCCTGCTGCTGGAGGTCTCGCAGCTGCTGCTGGCCGGCGGGCGGCTCGGCGCGCACGAGGACTTCGTCCCCGTCGAGCGGTACGAGCCGGACACCGGCCCGGAGCCCGACATGGACGAGCTGCGCGAGCGGTTCGCGGTGCTGCTCGAACCGGCGGACGTCTACTCCGAGGTCTTCGACCCGTACGTGCCGCGGAGCGAGCCGGTGCCGCACCGGATCTCCGACGACCTCGCCGACATCATCAGCGATCTGCGGCACGGCATGGCCCACTACAAGGCCGGCCGGGTCGCCGAGGCGCTGTGGTGGTGGCAGTTCTCGTACTTCAACACCTGGGGCCCGACGGCCTCGGCCGCCCTCCGCGCTCTCCAGTCGCTGCTCAGCCACATCCGGACCGGCAGTCCGCTGGAGGAGCTGGACGGCCTCGACCTCGACGCCGAGGCCAAGACGGACGACGGTTCGCTGGAGGAGGAGGCGGGCCGGGTGATGGCCGCCGAGATCGGCATCCCGCTCGGCGTCACCATCGAGTCCGGCCGGTCCTGA
- the rhaI gene encoding L-rhamnose isomerase, which translates to MTAAVSAVQAALRSQAIETPSWAYGNSGTRFKVFAQPGVPRTVREKLDDAAQVHRHTGVAPSVALHIPWDRVDDYAALAAYARERGLRLGTVNSNVFQDDDYKLGSVTHPDPAVRRKATDHLLECVAIMDATGSRDLKLWFSDGTNYPGQDDTATRQGRLAEALAEVYERLGEGQRMLLEYKLFEPSFYTMDVPDWGTAYAHCLRLGPRARVVVDTGHHAPGTNIEFIVALLLREGRLGGFDFNSRFYADDDLMVGAADPFQLFRILHEVAKNGGFRDGDGMEGVAFMLDQCHNIEAKIPGVIRSVMNVQEATAKALLVDLDALRAAQRAGDVLGANAVLMDAYNTDVRPLLAGLREEQGLHPDPMAAYRESGWQEWIVAERVGGEQAGWGA; encoded by the coding sequence ATGACTGCCGCCGTATCCGCCGTGCAGGCGGCCCTGAGGTCCCAGGCCATCGAGACGCCTTCCTGGGCGTACGGCAACTCGGGCACCCGGTTCAAGGTGTTCGCACAGCCCGGCGTCCCGCGCACGGTCCGGGAGAAGCTCGACGACGCCGCCCAGGTGCACCGGCACACCGGCGTCGCGCCGAGCGTCGCCCTGCACATCCCCTGGGACCGGGTGGACGACTACGCGGCGCTCGCCGCGTACGCCCGGGAGCGGGGACTGCGGCTGGGCACGGTCAACTCCAACGTCTTCCAGGACGACGACTACAAGCTCGGCTCGGTCACCCACCCCGACCCGGCCGTGCGCCGCAAGGCCACGGACCACCTGCTGGAGTGCGTCGCCATCATGGACGCCACGGGATCGCGGGACCTGAAGCTGTGGTTCTCCGACGGCACCAACTACCCCGGCCAGGACGACACCGCCACCCGTCAGGGCCGGCTCGCCGAGGCCCTGGCCGAGGTGTACGAACGGCTGGGCGAGGGGCAGCGGATGCTGCTGGAGTACAAGCTCTTCGAACCGTCCTTCTACACGATGGACGTGCCGGACTGGGGCACCGCCTACGCGCACTGCCTCAGACTCGGGCCCAGGGCACGGGTGGTGGTCGACACCGGGCACCACGCCCCCGGAACCAACATCGAGTTCATCGTGGCCCTCCTGCTGCGCGAGGGAAGACTCGGCGGCTTCGACTTCAACTCCCGCTTCTACGCCGACGACGACCTCATGGTGGGCGCCGCCGACCCCTTCCAGCTCTTCCGCATCCTGCACGAGGTGGCCAAGAACGGCGGCTTCCGGGACGGGGACGGCATGGAGGGCGTCGCCTTCATGCTCGACCAGTGCCACAACATCGAGGCCAAGATCCCCGGGGTGATCCGCTCGGTGATGAACGTCCAGGAGGCCACCGCCAAGGCCCTGCTGGTCGACCTCGACGCGCTGCGCGCCGCACAGCGGGCCGGTGACGTCCTCGGCGCGAACGCCGTCCTGATGGACGCCTACAACACCGATGTCCGCCCGCTGCTCGCCGGACTCCGCGAGGAGCAGGGGCTGCACCCGGACCCGATGGCCGCCTACCGGGAATCCGGCTGGCAGGAATGGATCGTCGCGGAGCGCGTGGGGGGCGAACAGGCCGGCTGGGGAGCCTGA
- a CDS encoding bifunctional rhamnulose-1-phosphate aldolase/short-chain dehydrogenase, with product MAATVPTVRPEVAALLERAHRLGSDPRNTNYAGGNASAKATATDPVTGGPVELMYVKGSGGDLGTLTEAGLAVLRLDRLRALREVYPGVEREDEMVAAFDYCLHGRGGAAPSIDTAMHGLLRAPHVDHLHPDSGIALACAADGEALTQECFGDRVVWVPWRLPGFQLGMDIAAVEAAHPEAIGVVLGGHGITAWGATSEECEHNALRIIRGAEEFLAERGRAEPFGPVLDGYAPLPEEERRARAAAIAPLIRGLVSTDARQAGHFTDSPAVLDFLSRAAHPRLAALGTSCPDHFLRTKVRPLLLDLPPGTPPAETAARLRELHAAYREEYAAYYTRYATADSPALRGADPAIVLVPGVGMFSFGKDKQTARVAGEFYLNAINVMRGAEAVSSYAPIEESEKFRIEYWELEEAKLRRMPAPKPLATRIALVTGGGSGIGRAVAHRLAAEGAAVAVADLDGERARTVAGELGGPDRAVAVTADVTSEEGITDALRAAALAFGGVDLVVNNAGISVSKPLLETTAADWDRQHAIMARGSFLVSREAARIMTEQGLGGDIVYIVSKNGVVAGPDNIAYGAAKADQAHQVRLLAAELGGHGIRVNGVNPDGVVRGSGIFAGGWGARRAAVYGVPEEKLGEFYARRTLLGREVLPEHVANAVFVLTGGELSHTTGLHIPVDAGVAAAFLR from the coding sequence ATGGCTGCCACCGTCCCCACCGTCCGCCCCGAGGTCGCCGCCCTGCTCGAACGCGCGCACCGGCTGGGCTCCGACCCCCGGAACACCAACTACGCGGGCGGCAACGCCTCCGCCAAGGCCACCGCCACCGACCCGGTCACCGGCGGCCCGGTCGAGCTGATGTACGTCAAGGGCTCCGGCGGTGATCTCGGCACCCTCACCGAAGCCGGGCTCGCCGTGCTCCGCCTGGACCGGCTGCGCGCCCTGCGCGAGGTCTACCCCGGGGTCGAACGCGAGGACGAGATGGTCGCCGCCTTCGACTACTGCCTGCACGGCCGGGGCGGCGCCGCCCCCTCCATCGACACCGCCATGCACGGCCTCCTCCGCGCCCCCCACGTGGACCATCTGCACCCCGACTCCGGCATCGCGCTCGCCTGCGCCGCCGACGGCGAGGCGCTGACCCAGGAGTGCTTCGGCGACCGCGTGGTGTGGGTGCCGTGGCGCCTCCCCGGTTTCCAGCTCGGGATGGACATCGCCGCCGTCGAGGCCGCCCACCCGGAGGCCATCGGCGTCGTCCTCGGCGGGCACGGCATCACCGCCTGGGGCGCCACCTCCGAGGAGTGCGAGCACAACGCGCTGCGCATCATCCGGGGCGCCGAGGAGTTCCTCGCCGAGCGCGGCCGGGCCGAGCCCTTCGGACCCGTACTCGACGGATACGCACCGCTGCCCGAGGAGGAGCGCCGCGCACGCGCCGCCGCCATCGCCCCGCTGATCCGCGGGCTGGTCTCCACCGACGCCCGCCAAGCCGGCCACTTCACCGACTCCCCCGCCGTCCTCGACTTCCTCTCCCGCGCCGCGCATCCGCGGCTGGCCGCCCTGGGCACCTCCTGCCCCGACCACTTCCTGCGCACCAAGGTCCGCCCGCTGCTGCTGGACCTGCCACCCGGTACACCCCCGGCCGAGACCGCCGCCCGGCTGCGGGAGCTGCACGCCGCCTACCGCGAGGAGTACGCCGCCTACTACACCCGGTACGCGACGGCGGACTCCCCCGCCCTGCGCGGCGCGGACCCGGCGATCGTGCTCGTGCCGGGCGTCGGCATGTTCTCGTTCGGAAAGGACAAGCAGACCGCCCGGGTCGCCGGTGAGTTCTACCTCAACGCGATCAACGTGATGCGCGGCGCCGAGGCCGTCTCCTCGTACGCGCCCATCGAGGAGAGCGAGAAGTTCCGGATCGAGTACTGGGAGCTGGAGGAGGCCAAGCTGCGACGGATGCCGGCGCCCAAGCCGCTGGCGACGCGGATCGCGCTGGTCACCGGCGGCGGCTCGGGCATCGGGCGGGCCGTCGCCCACCGGCTGGCCGCCGAGGGCGCGGCCGTGGCCGTCGCCGATCTGGACGGGGAGCGGGCGCGGACGGTCGCCGGGGAGCTGGGCGGGCCGGACCGGGCGGTCGCCGTCACCGCCGACGTCACCTCGGAGGAGGGGATCACGGACGCCCTGCGGGCCGCGGCGCTCGCCTTCGGCGGGGTGGACCTCGTCGTCAACAACGCCGGGATCTCCGTCTCCAAGCCGCTCCTGGAGACGACGGCCGCGGACTGGGACCGGCAGCACGCCATCATGGCGCGCGGCTCCTTCCTCGTCTCCCGCGAGGCCGCCCGGATCATGACCGAACAGGGCCTGGGCGGCGACATCGTCTACATCGTCTCCAAGAACGGCGTCGTCGCCGGCCCCGACAACATCGCCTACGGCGCCGCCAAGGCCGACCAGGCCCACCAGGTGCGGCTGCTCGCCGCCGAGCTGGGCGGACACGGCATCCGCGTCAACGGTGTCAACCCGGACGGCGTGGTGCGCGGCTCCGGCATCTTCGCCGGGGGATGGGGCGCGCGGCGGGCCGCGGTGTACGGGGTGCCGGAGGAGAAGCTGGGCGAGTTCTACGCCCGGCGAACGCTGCTGGGGCGGGAGGTGCTGCCCGAGCACGTCGCGAACGCCGTCTTCGTGCTGACGGGCGGGGAGTTGAGCCACACCACGGGGCTGCACATCCCGGTGGACGCGGGGGTGGCGGCGGCGTTCCTGCGGTGA
- the recR gene encoding recombination mediator RecR has protein sequence MYEGVVQDLIDELGRLPGVGPKSAQRIAFHILQAEPTDVRRLAQALTEVKARVRFCEVCGNVAQEERCRVCQDPRRDPSVICVVEEPKDVVAIERTREFRGRYHVLGGAISPIEGVGPDDLRIRELLARLADGTVTELILATDPNLEGEATATYLARMIKPMGMKVTRLASGLPVGGDLEYADEVTLGRAFEGRRLLDV, from the coding sequence GTGTACGAAGGCGTGGTCCAGGACCTCATCGACGAGTTGGGCAGGCTGCCCGGCGTCGGTCCCAAGAGCGCGCAGCGGATCGCCTTCCACATCCTCCAGGCGGAGCCCACCGATGTCCGCCGGCTCGCCCAGGCGCTGACCGAGGTGAAGGCCAGGGTCCGGTTCTGCGAGGTGTGCGGCAATGTGGCGCAGGAGGAGCGGTGCCGGGTCTGCCAGGACCCGCGCCGCGATCCGTCCGTCATCTGCGTGGTCGAGGAGCCCAAGGACGTCGTCGCCATCGAGCGCACCCGGGAGTTCCGCGGCCGCTATCACGTCCTCGGCGGAGCGATCAGTCCGATCGAGGGTGTAGGGCCCGATGATTTGCGTATACGGGAATTGTTGGCCAGGCTCGCCGACGGCACCGTCACCGAGCTGATCCTGGCCACCGACCCGAACCTCGAGGGAGAGGCCACGGCCACCTACCTCGCGCGCATGATCAAGCCCATGGGCATGAAGGTCACACGACTGGCCAGCGGCCTCCCGGTCGGGGGGGACCTGGAGTACGCCGACGAGGTCACCCTCGGGCGTGCCTTCGAAGGGAGACGACTGCTCGATGTCTGA
- a CDS encoding AAA family ATPase, whose amino-acid sequence MDKPVEMFDRDYEWSALSRFIADPQPGATLGVVSGRRRQGKTFLLDAACRAAGGFYFGATEAADAESLRRISTALTAHVRPASPFHFANWAEAVDALLALGAERPVPVVIDEFPYLAKANPELPSIIQEALRPLRDQRTGSRTRLLLCGSALSFMGRLLSGSAPLRGRAGLELVVRPLDHRLAAEFWGITDPHLAMKVNAIVGGTPAYRREFARGDTPKGPDDFDDWVVRTVLNPETPLFREARYLLAEEPDLRDTALYLSVLAAVADGNATRGGMAGYLERKATDIAHPINVLEDAGLLHRDADAFRDNRPTYRIAEPLIGFYHAIMRPVWDQLERPGSATRVWQASRRRFVSNVLGPHFEQVCRDWALHHADADVLGGLPARVGHGVVHDLKARTGHEIDVAVVGIADGHAKPPLLAIGEAKWNDTMGIAHIERLKHIRELIARAGRYDTTSTRLLCFSGAGFNDKAYAAAEASPSVQLVGLNSLYGRA is encoded by the coding sequence ATGGACAAGCCTGTCGAGATGTTCGACCGAGATTACGAGTGGTCAGCGCTGAGCCGGTTCATCGCCGATCCTCAGCCGGGAGCGACTCTGGGCGTGGTCTCCGGGCGTCGCCGCCAAGGCAAGACATTCCTGCTGGATGCCGCCTGCCGTGCCGCCGGAGGGTTCTATTTCGGTGCGACCGAGGCCGCCGACGCCGAGTCGCTACGGCGGATCAGCACAGCGCTGACCGCGCACGTCCGCCCCGCAAGCCCGTTCCACTTCGCCAACTGGGCGGAAGCCGTCGACGCTCTACTCGCGCTCGGCGCCGAGCGGCCCGTCCCCGTAGTGATCGACGAGTTTCCGTATCTTGCCAAGGCCAACCCGGAGCTGCCCTCGATCATCCAAGAGGCGTTGCGGCCTCTGCGTGACCAGCGCACGGGCTCCCGCACCCGGCTGCTGCTGTGCGGCTCGGCGCTGTCCTTCATGGGCCGACTGCTGTCGGGCAGCGCCCCATTGCGCGGACGGGCGGGGCTCGAACTGGTCGTCCGCCCCCTGGACCACCGCCTCGCCGCCGAGTTCTGGGGCATCACCGACCCCCACCTGGCGATGAAGGTGAACGCGATCGTGGGCGGCACCCCCGCCTACCGGCGCGAATTCGCACGCGGCGACACGCCAAAGGGGCCGGATGACTTCGACGACTGGGTCGTCCGCACCGTCCTCAATCCCGAGACGCCTCTCTTCCGCGAGGCCCGCTATCTGCTGGCCGAAGAGCCCGACCTTCGCGACACCGCCTTGTACCTGTCCGTTCTGGCGGCCGTCGCCGACGGCAACGCCACCCGCGGGGGCATGGCCGGCTACCTGGAACGCAAGGCCACCGACATCGCCCACCCCATCAACGTCCTCGAAGACGCGGGTCTGCTGCACCGTGACGCGGACGCCTTCCGCGACAACCGGCCCACCTACCGCATCGCCGAACCGCTGATCGGCTTCTACCACGCGATCATGCGACCGGTATGGGACCAGCTCGAACGCCCCGGCAGCGCGACCCGGGTCTGGCAGGCCAGCCGCCGCCGTTTCGTCAGCAATGTCCTCGGGCCCCACTTCGAACAGGTCTGCCGCGACTGGGCCCTGCATCATGCCGACGCCGACGTACTCGGTGGCCTGCCCGCCCGCGTCGGACATGGAGTGGTCCACGACCTCAAAGCCCGCACGGGCCACGAGATCGACGTGGCCGTTGTGGGTATCGCCGACGGACATGCCAAGCCCCCGCTCCTGGCAATCGGCGAAGCCAAGTGGAACGACACCATGGGCATCGCCCACATCGAACGTCTCAAGCACATCCGCGAGCTCATCGCCCGGGCCGGCCGCTACGACACCACCAGCACTCGCTTGCTGTGCTTCAGCGGAGCAGGCTTCAACGACAAGGCATACGCAGCCGCCGAAGCCTCACCGAGCGTTCAACTCGTCGGCCTGAACAGTCTCTACGGCCGGGCGTAA
- a CDS encoding YbaB/EbfC family nucleoid-associated protein — protein sequence MFPGGGQPDMQQLLQQAQKMQQDLAEAQQELAESSVEGSAGGGLVKVTVSGSGELQGLVIDPKAVDPEDTETLADLILAAVRDANAAASALQQEKLGPLTQGLGGMPGLPF from the coding sequence GTGTTTCCCGGTGGTGGCCAGCCCGATATGCAGCAGCTGCTGCAGCAGGCCCAGAAGATGCAACAGGACCTCGCCGAGGCGCAGCAGGAGCTGGCCGAGTCGTCGGTCGAGGGCTCCGCGGGCGGTGGGCTCGTCAAGGTCACGGTGTCCGGATCCGGTGAGCTCCAGGGTCTGGTCATCGACCCCAAGGCGGTGGACCCTGAGGACACGGAGACCCTCGCCGACCTGATCCTGGCGGCGGTGCGCGATGCCAACGCCGCCGCGAGCGCGCTCCAGCAGGAGAAGCTGGGCCCGCTGACCCAGGGGCTCGGCGGAATGCCGGGCCTGCCCTTCTGA